A window from Citrus sinensis cultivar Valencia sweet orange chromosome 5, DVS_A1.0, whole genome shotgun sequence encodes these proteins:
- the LOC102611556 gene encoding uncharacterized protein LOC102611556: MGQGTYLPAESIGEDGLLAVDCFTFSSSIADHLSSASLVISHAGSGSIFETLRLGKPLIVVVNEDLMDNHQSELAEELADRKHLYCAHPQSLHQVIVGMDLKSLLPYQPGDATPVAKLINRFLGFPDD, encoded by the exons ATGGGTCAAGGAACCTATTTACCTGCTGAG TCCATTGGAGAGGATGGCCTCTTGGCTGTCGACTGTTTCACCTTTTCGTCAAGTATTGCCGACCATCTTAGCTCTGCATCTCTTGTAATCAGTCATGCTG GGTCAGGGAGCATATTCGAGACCTTACGGCTTGGTAAACCTTTGATAGTGGTGGTGAATGAAGACTTGATGGACAATCATCAGAGTGAGCTAGCAGAAGAACTAGCAGATAGGAAGCATTTATATTGTGCTCATCCTCAATCCCTTCATCAGGTTATAGTGGGTATGGATTTGAAATCTCTCCTACCATACCAACCTGGTGATGCCACACCAGTTGCCAAGCTTATAAACAGATTTCTAGGTTTCCCTGATGATTGA
- the LOC102611273 gene encoding uncharacterized protein LOC102611273, translated as MCSKDPFVEINIPKNFFKEMRMLRVVGFSKMQLSSLPSSMDLLVNLQTLRLDQSMLGDIAIIGKLKNLEILSMINSDIVKLPEAFGLLTKLRLLDLTDCFQLKVIAPNVMSSLIRLEELYMRNCFVQWEVPGLNTERSCAGLDELMHLPRLTNLEIDIGNDDILPEGFFSRRLENFKISVGDDESVIPSEVLMDDDWFRFSRPFFFIANQQTLRMLKLKLNSTTICSKKLQGIRNVEYLCLDKLQGIKNVLFELDAEIFSQLKHLRVQNNPDFSCIVDSMERVPCDSFPLLQTLILYNLINLERICSDPLKVESFNELRTMKIENCDKLSNIFLLSATNCLPGLERIAVIDCSNMEEIFAVSGEADINNNNAIEKTDFAELKSLSLGNLPKLSSFCSEVKTPSASSNRQDLQDELTGITLSNGISLEDSLHTSTPFFNEKVVLPNLEALELYKINLEKIWHSQLPAMFPGFQSLTRLIVCRCFNLKYIFSASMLRSIEQLQHLEIHDCISLEEIIYVEGADKVNPCFIFQRLTSLRLLRLPELRCLYPRMHISKWPSLKTLQVCSCDKMKTFASELSSSGGNIDSNQLRISMQQPLFFEEKIFTNLEEVALSRKDIMLILQGNFPQHLFGRLRQLEVWHDDSAAGFPVGLLEILCSLENLVLSCNSYEEIFSNEGCLEKHVDVRKFARIKSLRLVELNHLIKYLLKQDSQLNSIFQYLEFLSLQHCRNLLSLLPLSSSISFGNLTHLVVHNCGKLVSLVTCSVAKSLERLVMLSISGCNAMRQVIIGCGQGDSDIAAANLKEEIVFSKLRYIDLLDLENLTSFCSSAANYTIKFPSLEDLSVTGCRNMKIFTTGDLVTPKRVNVWSSERVCRWDYDLNTIIRHLHQEQLLEGSSS; from the exons ATGTGTTCCAAGGATCCTTTTGTCGAAATCAATATTCCTAAGAACTTTTTCAAAGAGATGAGGATGCTCCGAGTTGTGGGTTTTAGTAAAATGCAGTTATCTTCATTGCCATCTTCAATGGATCTCCTGGTAAATCTTCAAACTCTACGTCTAGATCAAAGCATGTTGGGAGACATAGCAATAATTGGAAAGTTGAAGAATCTTGAAATCCTTAGCATGATCAATTCTGATATTGTAAAGTTGCCTGAAGCATTCGGCCTACTGACTAAGCTAAGGCTGTTAGATTTGACAGATTGTTTTCAACTAAAAGTTATTGCACCCAATGTCATGTCAAGCTTAATTCGATTGGAAGAATTGTATATGAGAAATTGCTTTGTTCAATGGGAAGTTCCAGGACTCAATACTGAAAGAAGTTGTGCTGGCCTAGATGAGTTGATGCATTTGCCCCGGCTGACAAATCTAGAAATAGATATTGGAAACGATGACATTTTGCCCGAAGGTTTTTTCAGCAGAAggcttgaaaatttcaaaatatcagTAGGAGATGATGAGTCGGTCATACCTTCGGAGGTTCTCATGGATGATGATTGGTTTAGATTTAGTcggccatttttttttattgccaaTCAGCAGACTTTAAGAATGTTGAAGCTCAAACTTAATTCTACGACCATTTGCTCGAAGAAATTGCAGGGCATCAGGAACGTTGAATATTTATGTTTGGACAAGTTGCAAGGTATCAAGAATGTTCTTTTTGAATTGGACGCAGAGATTTTTTCACAGTTAAAGCATCTCCGAGTTCAAAATAATCCTGACTTCTCGTGTATTGTTGACTCAATGGAGAGGGTACCTTGTGATTCCTTTCCTCTTTTGCAGACACTAATACTTTACAATTTGATTAACTTGGAGAGGATATGTAGTGATCCACTGAAAGTAGAGTCTTTCAATGAACTTAGAAccatgaaaattgaaaattgtgaTAAGTTGAGTAATATCTTCTTGCTCTCTGCTACAAACTGCCTTCCCGGACTTGAGAGGATTGCAGTTATTGATTGCAGCAATATGGAAGAGATTTTTGCAGTTAGTGGAGAAGCTGAtatcaacaacaataatgcaATCGAGAAGACAGACTTTGCTGAATTAAAGTCTTTAAGTCTGGGAAATCTTCCAAAACTTTCAAGTTTTTGCAGTGAAGTGAAGACACCTTCTGCATCATCAAATAGACAAGACTTGCAAGATGAATTGACGGGTATTACATTGTCCAATGGAATCAGTTTGGAGGACAGTCTTCACACTTCGACACCATTTTTCAATGAGAAG GTTGTGTTGCCCAACTTGGAGGCTTTGGAgctgtataaaattaatttggaaaagaTTTGGCACAGTCAACTTCCAGCCATGTTTCCTGGCTTTCAAAGTTTAACACGGTTGATCGTATGTCGatgtttcaatttaaaatacatattttcagcttcTATGCTCAGAAGCATTGAGCAGCTCCAACACCTAGAGATACACGACTGCATAAGTTTGGAGGAGATCATTTATGTGGAAGGAGCAGATAAAGTGAACCCCTGTTTCATCTTCCAGCGGCTAACCTCTCTGAGACTCTTGAGACTGCCGGAACTTAGATGTTTATACCCTAGAATGCATATTTCGAAATGGCCGTCACTAAAAACTTTACAGGTGTGTAGTTGTGACAAAATGAAGACATTCGCTTCAGAATTATCTAGCTCCGGTGGAAATATTGATAGCAATCAACTTCGTATCTCAATGCAGCAGCCCCTGTTCTTCGAAGAAAAG ATCTTCACCAACTTGGAGGAAGTGGCATTAAGTAGAAAAGACATCATGTTGATTTTGCAGGGCAATTTCCCCCAACACCTATTTGGCAGACTTCGACAGCTAGAGGTTTGGCATGATGACTCGGCGGCTGGTTTTCCAGTTGGTTTACTTGAAATACTTTGCAGTCTGGAAAATCTCGTATTGAGTTGTAATTCGTATGAAGAGATATTCTCAAATGAAGGCTGCTTGGAGAAACACGTTGATGTCAGAAAGTTTGCACGGATAAAAAGTTTACGGCTGGTCGAACTTAATCATCTCATCAAGTACCTGTTGAAACAAGACTCTCAACTGAACTCCATTTTTCAATATCTTGAATTTCTGTCACTACAGCATTGTCGAAATCTGTTATCTCTATTGCCATTGTCATCATCGATATCTTTTGGGAATCTAACCCATCTGGTAGTTCACAATTGCGGGAAATTGGTAAGCTTAGTAACGTGCTCCGTAGCAAAGAGTCTAGAACGACTTGTAATGCTGAGCATAAGTGGATGCAACGCAATGAGACAAGTAATCATAGGCTGTGGTCAAGGAGATTCAGATATAGCAGCagcaaatttaaaagaagagATTGTTTTCAGCAAATTGAGGTACATTGATCTGCTAGATTTAGAAAATCTCACAAGCTTCTGCTCTAGCGCCGCCAATTACACAATCAAATTCCCATCTCTGGAAGATTTATCTGTGACGGGTTGCCGTAACATGAAGATTTTCACCACAGGAGATTTAGTCACGCCCAAGAGAGTAAATGTCTGGTCCTCAGAGAGAGTGTGTCGTTGGGATTACGATCTTAACACAATCATACGACATTTACATCAAGAACAG cTGTTAGAGGGGTCGTCATCTTAA